The Vanessa atalanta chromosome 2, ilVanAtal1.2, whole genome shotgun sequence DNA window TGAAAGATAtatgcaattataataattatcccaatttaataaaaaaaagtcatatgaAAGAAAATTTGTATTTCGTACCTGAAGGGAAAGATGTCCGGTTTCGACCTCATCAATAAGAACTTCACCCTCTACAATAGCGAGACGGAATAAGGAAGAAATCAGTGAAGATTTACCGGCACCCGTTCTACCGACTATGCCAAcctgtgaaaaaaaaacaactatattttcaaatgtataatgattgatcaaatttaaatcatgaataaattcattgttttatatttacggaaattattacaataaaatattttcgttattaagTTTTCAGCAATACATTCCTGTAAgtgttaatttgaaataagCTGTAATGGATGATATCTTTGTATATGTTTCAGATAACAATATACTTTCTTGATTTAAAACCATACCTTCCAACCACTTTCGATGATTAagttcaaattttttaatacagGTAAATCTTCAGGTGTGTACTTCATGTAACAATTACGAAACTCGACGCGGCCGCACCAAGGCCAGCCTTTAGGGGTTTCTTTAGCTGAAACGGATATGGATTCTTAAGGCTTCACTATCGCATTGTTttaaagaaattgttaaaaatagaatttaaaataagaaaccgCAAATAGTAAACGacgaattatttgaaattatcttACTTCCTTTATCCCATTGGGGTTCCCGTTCAATGTGTGTATACTGCAGAATTCGCTCCACGCTAGTCATTTGCGAGATCACTTCCGCCGTTTGCCGCACTCCAAACTGGAGCATACCCGTTAAGATGAGAGTCTGTGATATCGCCAGTCCCACGTTGCCAGAGAATATAGTTTCTGTAACGAAAAAAATCTTaacgtttgaaaaatattaaatgttggtTTTGTtaagcatttttgtttttatttttccacatattatgtattttctgtatgtatataataagtcaaatattatttacaaataaaatcaaataatgaacacataaaaaaatattaataaaatacgaaaatttgAATACATTGAAAATACATACTATGACTTTGGTTTTtgaggtaaaataaaatacttactgcTATCAATAACGAGAAAAGCAACTATCACGATTGTTAAATAGATCACGCATATGAAATCGAGCCAAAAACCAAGCGTAACTCCGCTAGCCAAATAACTGCTCCATGTAGAGGTATGAATGtcctaaaaacaaaagaatatttttagagTACTATCttgcaaaatttttttttcggtGGAATGGCAGACGTCTTAATTCTAGCTGACAAACATCACCTTTGTCTTTGTTTTCAATAGTTCTacaattatctatttaaaagttAAGAGTATGCCAGTAGGCTATTTATGAGTAGATGTATGCCTGAGAAttcttataatgtttaattacatagtgtaatttaaagttaagtAATACAAATAACTTAATAGTGATAATAACATAAGATACAGTGACCACATTACAATTGGGTGGCTGATTTACTTTCCTACTATAAGTAAAATTGTGCTTTTTctcattgtaattttattcatatcaaacttaaaacattaaacaGTAATTTAACAGGACCTATTATCTATTctgttatattattgatatttagaaTGTtggatgtattttatttctatatagcTTTTAAATAGGTTTTAACCTGGTATCTATCGAACTCTTGAATTAGCCGCTGCTGTGCTCCAGCAGACCGGATTGTGCTTATACCATTCAATGTTGCGGACATGTGAGAAAATACAGGACTCCTCgctgttaataaaataacaagaataaattaatcggttaattgaataattataaggaCAAGaatgctaaaataattttacttactaGTTCCTTCTAAACGTTTTATGGATTGAGcagactttaaataaatttgaagtaTGACGTAAAATAACAGTAGAATTATAGTTGTTGGTAACAATGTCCAGACTAAGGCAGCAGCGTTTAGTGCCAATATACTGAACATCACAAGGTAAATTTGAATGCACTCGAGGAGAAATCGTGGCAGTAATTCGTCTAACGCACCAATATCCTTCGAAAAACGATTCAATATAcgtcctaaaaataaaaaagattattataaaaaaatgtcttcgttagatgaatatattatatatatagatatatttaatatattaccagAAGAGTTGGTATCGAAAAACCGCATTACTCCACGAAGCATAGAGTGGAACATGTCATTGTGTAGGTTTCTTGATGCAGTCATGCAAACTTTGAAGAACATTAGGGCACGAGCAGTGATGAAGAAGATGCAGCATATGATTAGCGCCGTATACACATACAGGTATTGAGATGTATCCAATGGTCCAATGAGAGCGTGTATATTCAAATCTGAAAAATAACAACTTGTGATAATACCTTTttaatataacgtaaaaaaaaagtttagtaaaATATCATACTTGGTAGGATTTCGATGCCAGAGAAGTAACTTGTGAGCGAGAACGTTGAGTTCATAGGTGGGGTCACTCTATCGTAATCTTTAACAGTACTGTTTGTTTCTCTTTCTTTCAGACGAGTAACTTCGTTTGtcctgtaatataataattattagtaattctgTCAGAGAGAGATAGACATTTAGAACAGAGATTTGCTAGCGGATTAACGTGGTAACTGAAGAagacgggttcaaacccgagcaAGCGCCACTTAGGTTCCGGTTAGCTATCTTATGTTTATGATTCATTTCGAGATTGTTTATGAAAAAACCTCGTAGGGAAAATTGCACCTATTGTTTAAAACTTTGTTAGTAGCGCACATTGAAACAGCATcctggaataagttccaaactgTTTTTGCGCGAATAGGTTTGCATTTCTTCTTCATATAGTTTCTACatttagttaaaaatgtctaattaatttaaataacgtacCAATAAGTAACCCAGTAGTCACAGAGAGTTGCAGATAGCTGTCCAATTACAAGCAGTAGTACCATAAAGACCAATCTAGCCTTTCGTCCTCCTGCTCTTAAGTAGGCTCCGTATACTCGCCATCCCATGGACCCTGATTCtctttcttcttcttccatCTCTTGAGCAGGACCTTCACAGCCTGTAGTAGATTCTGACAGAGATGGCCGTCTTGTAGTTGAcagctgaaaaataaaataataaaataattttttatatttaaataattttatatttcgtagTAGGAAGCTGGATATCTAATTGTTCAATTATACTTTAATGTCTATATTATTACTCACCCTAGCGGATGTTCGTCGTGACATTGGAGGAGGCTTTTCTTTTTCCGTGTTCGTTTCATTATCTTCCTGAACTGAATGTAGTAATTTAGCGAAGTCTTTGCCGGAGGTTAGTAATTCGTCGTATGTGCCTTTGGCGTCCACAGCGCCCTGTTTAAGAAAATATGGTTAAGTCATGGAAATAATGTTATCTTAACTTAAataacagtgggacatttacgggctgctaatgctaacttaaataataagacGCATTTTCGTTtgataaaattgtttctttagTGTACAGTAAATATtgtgctttatatatatttcttacaatcaAAACATGTTTAAACTTACATTGTTCATAATAACGATGTAATCTGCGGCTTTGAGGTAGTGGAGCTGGTGAGTTACGAGGACACGGGTGGTGTGGCGCAGATATCCTGTTATACATTCGTCGAACAGTTGTCGTCCGACGTGTGCATCCACAGCTGATAGCGGATCATCAAGTAGGTAAATATCAGCCTGAAACAAAATAAGTATGTCGATATAAGAAAAGTAATGAATAAATGTCAAGAAATTGTGCATGGTTagaagattaataaataaaattaggatGATTAAATTTTCGTTAAGtcgttaagatttatttttttggcaCTTAACAGTTGCGGGAATAGACGAACATTATCGAAAAGGCGTCAAATTTGATAGTGCGCTTGAAGTAAGTcactaatttaaacaaaaacagtttATTATTGCTGTTAGTCTCACTTGTCTATACACGGCTCTGGCGAGATTAATACGTGCTCTTTGGCCTCCAGATAGTGAAGCACCTCTTTCACCGACAAGCGTTTGATCACCGTGTGGAAACTGCTGGAAGTCCTTCTGAAGTGCACATACTCTTATAAcctgaaataaatacaagaagCAAATTTATGAGTACTTCAGTTTCAGACAAACTAACTcaagtaaatgtatattaattatacctcTTTATATTTCTTAGGATTGTATGGCAAaccgaataatatattttgtcgcACAGTGGACACGAATAGCCAGGGTTCTTGGCAAGCGTAGGATAATGGCCCAGATAGATGTATTTTTCCAGTAGTCGAGCGTAGTTCGTTTAATAATAGGTGCAATATTGAactctgtaaaataatataaaaaaataacttctgaTATAATTAGAAAAGAAAAATTGTAGAAAAAAGACTGAAGGGTACCTTTCCAGCACCGACTGACCCAATTATTGCGCAAAGCTTTCCTTTAGGAACAGTCAAATTAATGTTGCGTAATGTTACAGGGCCATCTTCTATCCAATTAGCACTAACATCCTGAATCAGTAAACCAATGTCTGGGCTAACTGGTGCTGCGTTTAATGGTTTTGCTATAAGTCCCTTTTCATTGCAGTCAaaacctattttaaaaataaatttaaacagtttttaatttattaaaagatcttgtcaaaatatactcttaaatagtattataaagaaatttatacaattttcatttagCTGTCAGTcagcaaattaatataaaaaagttaaataataataaaaatgccaatttaaaacatgaatcttaCATTTTGTGTTTCATAGTTTTTGTTTatcgttaatttaatgttaattggACTTTTTCgaagttcaataatatttttttttaaatgtctacaTGCCTTGGTCTCCTTACATTGAGGAAGCATCCAAGTCGATGTATAGCATTTTAGTAGTTTTGGTACCGTGTGTATCTTTATTTGgagatttgtaaaataaataagtaaactgaatttgtaataatttacctGGATTGTAGATTCCTTCTTCTTCTATTTTCTTAAAAGTGTTCTGGCAAAGGTCTAATTCGCCAagattctttacttttttattttcaacccTTTGTACTAATTTTGCAATGTCTACATCCGCAACACTACGAAGGTCTTCTCTTTCGTCTGTTTGTATGTCATTAAAGCATATTAATATATGAGCactgataatattttgtattttatatgtcataaataaataaaaaatacattctgtTTATTGAAAACGTAAGATTTTTATGTGGAGTTACATActtcgtatataaaaaaagtttataaaattccAAAATTAATCTATCCATAAAACCCGGGTAGCacacaaaaatttaaagttatttattgtacttaatgttaatttataaattaattgcaaaaaaaatttcCACACCATGTCGTTAGTACTCAAAAGCGTTAAACATAAACACATTAGTTATATATAGCAAATACATAAGACAAAAAAACAAcagcttatttaaatattacacgtTTCTCACACTTTTAACGTTTCACAAGAGCCActcacaatataatatttaaaatcgtacCCAAAACTAATAGTTGTTGTATTCGTCGAACAGAAGTATAAGACTCTAACAACATTGATAGAGACATTGGTAATAAAATAGCTACCGAAGCTTGGAGAATATTGAACATTTGAGCCAACGGGAAAGCCTGTGGAAACCATCAatctacaaataattttcaatgttttgatatttgataaaatattgtcGTTTTCatgtatacatgtataaatatatttacaacttatttcatattatattaaaaaatagactAACTTAATATAGGGTTAGCAtctatatacacatatttttattcagttttcTACCAGTGCCTGTCATAATAAGGACTTTTTGAACATAGTATAACATGCTTTTACGTATCAGCATGCAATTAAACTAGGCATGCATCGAGGCCAAGAGGCCTCACATACCTAATAGCATGAACGCTTCGAGGCGTTGAACTGAAATCAGTGCTTCTGCCAAAAATGACACAGCATTTGACATAATTATTGATAGCGTGCCCTGAAGTGTATTGAAGAATTGCGCCAATGGGAACACCtgtaataaaatcgttttgtGTTTTGGTGTACACAATTACAAGCGAAGTGTTATCGTAACACGTATATCACAATAATACGCAGTTGATGTAATTGATTCACGTGTTACAATTAAAGTGTTCGATACAATTCCTTTTAACGTGTTTATCCTCAATAGATTATCTAGTGATtctacaattaatttaacaaaacttaCAATATCAGCTGTAACTTGATATCCGAATAGGGAGTAAGATAGAAGGGTGATGTAAAGAGTCAGCCTCTCTGTGAAGACCATGAAGCTGAGGTAGACTCCTCGAAGATATGACGCTGATGTGATGCAGTTGATTTCGTTCTTACGGGCCAACGCTACAACCTTTTCGAATGGTTTCTCCCAGGCATACATTTTGATAACCtaatattacaagaatataataagtttcgtaaaaagcgatttttttgtatataaataatttattataaatgcattatACCTGCATTCCATTAATAATTTCATCCATAATTCGTACACGTTCGTCAGTTTTGCAAGCGGTTTTCATACGCAATCTTGCTGATAATTTGCTCATGTATgctgaataagaaaaaaacgaataaaattatacataatatatcgatACTATCATTATCTTAGATaactatagtaataattatacaaaaataatattcgcaTTCTAGGATTGAACTTTCAAATGTAGTATTTTCAATATCTGGGTAGtttataatagttaataaacaACGTCGCTGATTGTCTCTATCATATTTATTACCCCATTTAGTTTGTTAGTATATTCCAACATAAAAGAGTAAAGATAATAAGTAGgagtactgagtattgttgtgttctggtttgaagggcgaggGAGCCAGTGTTACTAAAAGCACAAGGAAAATAACATCGTTCCCAAGTTtgacgtattggcgatgtaaggattggttaatatttcttacagcgctcttgtctatgggcggtagtgaccacttaccatcaggtcatcCGCCTtcctataacataaataaacaaaaggatAAATCCGGTATAAAAATTCTCAGGTAAACTCACACTGAACTGGAATTGTTTGTAACACAATCCCAATGACTCCAACAATAGCAGCATATCCAATTTTAACGTAGATCAGATAGCAAACCACGACCACTTGCAGTGGCAGTATCCAGATGAAATGTGTATAGATGAAAGCGTAATCAAACCGGTTCACATCGTTGGATAAAAGATTCACCACTTGTCCTGCAGTCGTCTGAGCCAATGCACCAGAGCTCATACGCATTacctaaacaataataaatgtatatttatacgataaaatagGAATTAacatttcgaaatatttaaaaggatTTATAATGGCTAACCTTTCTATAAATTAGAGAACAAGCAGCGATTCGGACTTTCATTCCAAATTGTTGAGTTGAATAAGTTCCGTGGTGATTCAGGAATGCTATCAACAGAGACATGAGTATGACAGCGGATGCACAATAAATGGCTTGCTCGTATGTCATGTCAGATCCCGGTTCCCAATATGACAGCATCATGCTCAACGCCACGGGCTGGAACGGCCTAAAATTGACACAAacgtttgaataaaatttcatcaattgttttaaacgtatctaaaattgtatatacttattagtagtgtttaaaatattcattaaacagGTTGCCAGTAACCTTGTTGAAGAAGTCGAGGAAGTCGAGTTTCCTATAAGTAGGAAGGTATTAGATATCatgtatttatctatattaaaatgcaTACTTAAGGATGAGTGCTTGAATGAGAAAAATGAAGCTGGAAGGTGCGTAGCTCATCCAGAACGCCTTGGTCATCGCGCGGAGAAGAGACGGTTTTCTTCCTTTTTTGTTTGCTAATGCTATTTCTTCTAGCCATTTTCTgttaacaaataactttaaatataatataagtattaattgattcatcCAAATTcttagtttatttgtaaaattaatgattaaatgttTGAGA harbors:
- the LOC125075610 gene encoding ATP-binding cassette sub-family C member 4-like isoform X1; its protein translation is MVSGNKSPDNPMKIPPKNREKKTNNYKRANIFSKTWFVWMMPTFWRGYKRDLYDSDLTKPKDSHLSDKLGDRLETKWLEEIALANKKGRKPSLLRAMTKAFWMSYAPSSFIFLIQALILKPFQPVALSMMLSYWEPGSDMTYEQAIYCASAVILMSLLIAFLNHHGTYSTQQFGMKVRIAACSLIYRKVMRMSSGALAQTTAGQVVNLLSNDVNRFDYAFIYTHFIWILPLQVVVVCYLIYVKIGYAAIVGVIGIVLQTIPVQSYMSKLSARLRMKTACKTDERVRIMDEIINGMQVIKMYAWEKPFEKVVALARKNEINCITSASYLRGVYLSFMVFTERLTLYITLLSYSLFGYQVTADIVFPLAQFFNTLQGTLSIIMSNAVSFLAEALISVQRLEAFMLLDEREDLRSVADVDIAKLVQRVENKKVKNLGELDLCQNTFKKIEEEGIYNPGFDCNEKGLIAKPLNAAPVSPDIGLLIQDVSANWIEDGPVTLRNINLTVPKGKLCAIIGSVGAGKSSILHLLLNELRSTTGKIHLSGPLSYACQEPWLFVSTVRQNILFGLPYNPKKYKEVIRVCALQKDFQQFPHGDQTLVGERGASLSGGQRARINLARAVYRQADIYLLDDPLSAVDAHVGRQLFDECITGYLRHTTRVLVTHQLHYLKAADYIVIMNNGAVDAKGTYDELLTSGKDFAKLLHSVQEDNETNTEKEKPPPMSRRTSARLSTTRRPSLSESTTGCEGPAQEMEEEERESGSMGWRVYGAYLRAGGRKARLVFMVLLLVIGQLSATLCDYWVTYWTNEVTRLKERETNSTVKDYDRVTPPMNSTFSLTSYFSGIEILPNLNIHALIGPLDTSQYLYVYTALIICCIFFITARALMFFKVCMTASRNLHNDMFHSMLRGVMRFFDTNSSGRILNRFSKDIGALDELLPRFLLECIQIYLVMFSILALNAAALVWTLLPTTIILLLFYVILQIYLKSAQSIKRLEGTTRSPVFSHMSATLNGISTIRSAGAQQRLIQEFDRYQDIHTSTWSSYLASGVTLGFWLDFICVIYLTIVIVAFLVIDSKTIFSGNVGLAISQTLILTGMLQFGVRQTAEVISQMTSVERILQYTHIEREPQWDKGTKETPKGWPWCGRVEFRNCYMKYTPEDLPVLKNLNLIIESGWKVGIVGRTGAGKSSLISSLFRLAIVEGEVLIDEVETGHLSLQELRSKISIIPQEPVLFSATIRYNLDPFNCYDDEQLWQALEAVDLKAAIPALDFKVSEGGSNFSLGQRQLVCLARAILRGNRILVLDEATANVDPKTDEFIQRTIRRRFSDCTVLTVAHRLNTIMDSDRVMVMDSGRLVEFDHPYKLLSNPEGYFTKMVKETSDKMSTQLYEVAKKTFLDSGGVIE
- the LOC125075610 gene encoding ATP-binding cassette sub-family C member 4-like isoform X2, whose amino-acid sequence is MVSGNKSPDNPMKIPPKNREKKTNNYKRANIFSKTWFVWMMPTFWRGYKRDLYDSDLTKPKDSHLSDKLGDRLETKWLEEIALANKKGRKPSLLRAMTKAFWMSYAPSSFIFLIQALILKPFQPVALSMMLSYWEPGSDMTYEQAIYCASAVILMSLLIAFLNHHGTYSTQQFGMKVRIAACSLIYRKVMRMSSGALAQTTAGQVVNLLSNDVNRFDYAFIYTHFIWILPLQVVVVCYLIYVKIGYAAIVGVIGIVLQTIPVQSYMSKLSARLRMKTACKTDERVRIMDEIINGMQVIKMYAWEKPFEKVVALARKNEINCITSASYLRGVYLSFMVFTERLTLYITLLSYSLFGYQVTADIAFPLAQMFNILQASVAILLPMSLSMLLESYTSVRRIQQLLVLDEREDLRSVADVDIAKLVQRVENKKVKNLGELDLCQNTFKKIEEEGIYNPGFDCNEKGLIAKPLNAAPVSPDIGLLIQDVSANWIEDGPVTLRNINLTVPKGKLCAIIGSVGAGKSSILHLLLNELRSTTGKIHLSGPLSYACQEPWLFVSTVRQNILFGLPYNPKKYKEVIRVCALQKDFQQFPHGDQTLVGERGASLSGGQRARINLARAVYRQADIYLLDDPLSAVDAHVGRQLFDECITGYLRHTTRVLVTHQLHYLKAADYIVIMNNGAVDAKGTYDELLTSGKDFAKLLHSVQEDNETNTEKEKPPPMSRRTSARLSTTRRPSLSESTTGCEGPAQEMEEEERESGSMGWRVYGAYLRAGGRKARLVFMVLLLVIGQLSATLCDYWVTYWTNEVTRLKERETNSTVKDYDRVTPPMNSTFSLTSYFSGIEILPNLNIHALIGPLDTSQYLYVYTALIICCIFFITARALMFFKVCMTASRNLHNDMFHSMLRGVMRFFDTNSSGRILNRFSKDIGALDELLPRFLLECIQIYLVMFSILALNAAALVWTLLPTTIILLLFYVILQIYLKSAQSIKRLEGTTRSPVFSHMSATLNGISTIRSAGAQQRLIQEFDRYQDIHTSTWSSYLASGVTLGFWLDFICVIYLTIVIVAFLVIDSKTIFSGNVGLAISQTLILTGMLQFGVRQTAEVISQMTSVERILQYTHIEREPQWDKGTKETPKGWPWCGRVEFRNCYMKYTPEDLPVLKNLNLIIESGWKVGIVGRTGAGKSSLISSLFRLAIVEGEVLIDEVETGHLSLQELRSKISIIPQEPVLFSATIRYNLDPFNCYDDEQLWQALEAVDLKAAIPALDFKVSEGGSNFSLGQRQLVCLARAILRGNRILVLDEATANVDPKTDEFIQRTIRRRFSDCTVLTVAHRLNTIMDSDRVMVMDSGRLVEFDHPYKLLSNPEGYFTKMVKETSDKMSTQLYEVAKKTFLDSGGVIE